The segment AACACGAGAAAGCGTGGCTCATCGTGTGCGCGTCGAACCACTGCAAAGACGTTCTCAGGAGCGCTGTGCGCGCCAAGGCCGGCGTCATGCCCGACGATGTGCCCGACGAGCGTTCGAGCGCAGCACCCTTTGATGAGACCCTCGAGGCAGTGCTCGCCTTGCCGGAGCGCTACAAAGAATGCGTGTATCTGCATTACTACGAAGGTTACAAGACCGATGAGATCGCCCGCATGCTGGGCCGCACACCCTCGACGGTCAGAAGCCACTTGAGCGAAGCGCGTGCATTGCTTCGGGAAACCCTGGGAGGTGAAACCCGTGAACGGTAACGACATCAAAGGAGCCTTCGAGCGCATGGGGCCCACCCCCGAGGCCGAAGATCGCATGCTCGCCGCCATCCTCGCCGAGAACGATGCGCTCGGCGATTCTGACGATTCGATGAATACGAACGGCACCACCCTGAAAAAGTCTCCCGCAAAAAGGCTCGTCTTTCCCCTGGCAGCCTGCCTCGTATTGCTTGTCGGCATTGGGGCGTTCGCAGGCGCATCGTATTTTGCGAGCCTCAATAGCCAGCTCGGCGGTGCAAGTCCCCATGCCGCATCGACGGCAACGCTTTCGGAAGAAGCCGAAGGCGAGAAGTCCGCCGCTTCGCCATCCGATGCCACCCCCGCAACACCCTCGCCTGCCGCGAGCATGCCTCGTATCGAACTCGAAGACGGAACGCTCCTTCGCATTGCAAGCGTAGGCGAAACGGAAGCGGGCGAATCCGAAGTGCTCACAGCCGATTCGAACCTTGTCGGCGACGAGATCGGCCAGGCGACGGCGCGAAGCGAAAGCGGTGCGGAGGTGATGGATTGTACGGTGTATGCGTACCCCGACGAGCGCAACCCCTACGCAATCCGCTACACTGCCGGCACCGACCTCTACCTCGCTGCCCGCGACGACGCACAAGGCGAACCGGCACCTGCAGCATAAAAACCCGACAATCCTTTCGTTTCGCTCGTATCCAAGGCGAAGGGAAAAGGGGGATTGTCATGTCCGCAATCAAAAAGCCCGTTGGTTTCCTCGTCTGCGCATGCCTGTCTGCAGCGCTCTTCGCCGGCATCTCCGGCTGCGCGATGCTCGACGCGGGCGGCAGCGCTTCGCTGAACGCTGCACCGGAATCCGGAAGCACCGCAGCCGATACGGCGTACGGCACAACCGAGGAGCCCTACAGCAAAGAGGCGCCCGTACCGCCCGATATGCAGTATCCGAAAAACACCGAAGAGTACAGCGCGCTCGACGAGCCGGGATTCGTCTCGACCGCCGCCGCTCCGCTCTCGACATTCTCGGCCGACGTCGACACCGCCTCGTACTGCAATCTACGCCGCATGGTTTCAGAAGGAATGCGCGCAGAAGACATACCCAGCGGTTCTGTGCGTATCGAAGAGATGCTCAACTACTTCGACTACGACTATGCGCTGCCTGAAAACGGCGACTTGTTTGGCGTAACGTCCGAACTCGCAAACTGCCCTTGGAATCCCGATACGCAGCTACTCGTCATGGGCTTCGCCACCGAACCTGTCGACTATGACCGTACAGCAGGCGCTAACCTGGTGTTTCTCATAGACACGTCGGGCTCCATGGGCACGCCTGACAAGCTCCCGCTGCTGAAGGATGCCTTCGCCGAACTCGTCGGGGGATTAAGCGAGCGGGATCGCGTCTCCATCGTCGCGTATTCGGGCTACGAGCGCATTGTGCTCGAAGGCGCGTCGGGCACCGACAAACGAGCGATCATGCGCGCTATCGACAGCCTCGTCGCAGACGGGTCCACAAACGGCGAAGCAGGACTTGCCATGGCGTATCACGTTGCCGAGCGAATGCGCATCGAAGGCGGTGTGAACCGCATCGTCATGGCGTCCGACGGCGATCTCAACGTCGGGATATCCTCGGAAAGCGAGCTCCACGACTATGTGAGCGCACAACGAGACGAAGGCGTATACCTTTCGGTGCTCGGCTTCGGATCAGGAAACTAC is part of the Raoultibacter phocaeensis genome and harbors:
- a CDS encoding vWA domain-containing protein; translation: MSAIKKPVGFLVCACLSAALFAGISGCAMLDAGGSASLNAAPESGSTAADTAYGTTEEPYSKEAPVPPDMQYPKNTEEYSALDEPGFVSTAAAPLSTFSADVDTASYCNLRRMVSEGMRAEDIPSGSVRIEEMLNYFDYDYALPENGDLFGVTSELANCPWNPDTQLLVMGFATEPVDYDRTAGANLVFLIDTSGSMGTPDKLPLLKDAFAELVGGLSERDRVSIVAYSGYERIVLEGASGTDKRAIMRAIDSLVADGSTNGEAGLAMAYHVAERMRIEGGVNRIVMASDGDLNVGISSESELHDYVSAQRDEGVYLSVLGFGSGNYKDNKMETLADNGNGTYHYIDCIDEARKVFGEDLAANVVPLADDVKVQVEFNPAYIKGYRLIGYENRALADDDFADDAADAGEIGTGHQFTIAYEIVAHDSALEIPTIELKYGDTGDAGSSGNGSSSRTDAELSNNSFVDDGTRESAETNGDALAESADELSGELLTCSVRYKPAGTSASVERSYPIDNTCFTENPSSDWTFAAAVIECGMVLRDSKHCGTASLREARALVDELDLKRSDPKADFERLLAKL
- a CDS encoding RNA polymerase sigma factor, with product MYHRHVKTVYRLCFSFLKTEADAEDAVQNVFMKLIRSDKPFESAEHEKAWLIVCASNHCKDVLRSAVRAKAGVMPDDVPDERSSAAPFDETLEAVLALPERYKECVYLHYYEGYKTDEIARMLGRTPSTVRSHLSEARALLRETLGGETRER